A genomic window from Enoplosus armatus isolate fEnoArm2 chromosome 18, fEnoArm2.hap1, whole genome shotgun sequence includes:
- the LOC139301686 gene encoding pre-B-cell leukemia transcription factor 3-like — protein sequence MQAPSGTTPTPAGHSAPGAGRKRGIGSILHEIMAVTDQSLDEAQAKKHGLNCHRAKPALFSVLCGIKEKTVLSIYGAQEEEPPDAQLMKLDNMLLAEGVAGPEKGGGAAGAVSDNSIERSDYRAKLTQIRQIYHTELEKYEQACNEFTTHVMNLLREQSRTRPISPKEIERMVNIIHRKFSSIQVQLKQSTCEAVMTLRSRFLDARRKRRNFSKQATEILNEYFYSHLSNPYPSEEAKEELAKKCRITVSQICNWFGNKRIRYKKNIGKFQEEANLYAAKTAVTATQGATAAAHNNSPTPPNSRSPGSFNLPNSGGIFMSMQSVNGASHQGAPVGAKGQSQVDAIHHAISQT from the exons ATGCAGGCTCCGAGCGGCACGACTCCGACTCCGGCCGGACACTCGGCGCCGGGAGCCGGAAGGAAGCGGGGCATCGGGAGTATCCTACACGAGATCATGGCCGTCACCGACCAGAGTCTGGATGAGGCGCAGGCAAA GAAACACGGGCTGAACTGTCACAGGGCGAAGCCTGCGCTCTTCAGCGTCCTCTGTGGAATCAAGGAGAAAACAG tTCTGAGTATCTATGGTGCACAGGAAGAAGAGCCTCCGGACGCCCAGCTGATGAAACTGGACAACATGCTACTGGCGGAGGGGGTGGCTGGACCAGAGAAGGGGGGCGGAGCAGCAGGCGCCGTGTCTGACAACTCCATCGAACGCTCCGACTACAGGGCCAAGCTGACACAGATCAGACAGATATACCACACAGAGCTCGAGAAATATGAACAG GCCTGCAATGAATTCACCACCCATGTCATGAACCTGCTGAGGGAGCAGTCCCGGACGCGGCCCATCTCACCAAAGGAGATTGAACGTATGGTAAACATTATTCACCGCAAGTTCAGCTCCATCCAAGTGCAGCTAAAGCAGAGCACCTGTGAGGCTGTCATGACCCTGCGCTCCAGGTTCCTGGATGCTAG ACGCAAAAGGCGGAACTTTAGCAAACAGGCCACGGAAATCCtgaatgaatacttttactcaCACCTGAGCAACCCGTACCCCAGTGAAGAGGCCAAGGAGGAGCTCGCTAAAAAGTGCAGGATCACTGTGTCCCAG ATCTGTAACTGGTTTGGGAACAAGAGGATCCGGTATAAGAAGAACATCGGCAAGTTCCAGGAGGAGGCCAACCTTTACGCAGCAAAGACGGCGGTGACGGCGACCCAGGGAGCGACTGCTGCTGCCCACAACAACTCTCCTACCCCACCCAACTCAC gttCCCCTGGTTCTTTTAACCTCCCAAACTCGGGGGGCATATTCATGAGCATGCAGAGTGTTAATGGGGCCTCTCACCAGGGGGCTCCAGTTGGAGCCAAAGGGCAGTCCCAG GTGGATGCCATACATCATGCTATCAGTCAGACATGA
- the mvb12ba gene encoding multivesicular body subunit 12Ba has product MCMNSTKMPEVRDLSEALPEMPMDPITGVGVVASRNRAPTGYDVVSTTTDGLDADLWKDGLFKSKVTRYLCFTRVFSKENSHLGNVLVDMKLIDIKDTLPVGFIPIQETVDTQEQAFRKRRLCIKFIPRDSTEAAICDIRILGRSKQAPPQYTFIGELNNMGIWYRMGNVPRAQDSTHTPTTNNVQNMNSSSGLAPVPAAPMPKHISMTLPASFRGKNTTRPDYEHQNSNLYAISAMDGVPFMISEKFACASSDLQQVDLMGITIKSLAEIEKEYDYSFRTEHSAAARLPPSPTRTSLSSEA; this is encoded by the exons ATGTGCATG AACTCTACAAAGATGCCTGAGGTTCGGGACCTTTCTGAAGCTTTGCCAGAGATGCCCATGGACCCAATCACTGGAGTCGGAGTAGTAGCCTCTAGGAACAGGGCACCCACTGGATATGATGTG GTCTCTACGACAACAGACGGTCTGGATGCTGACCTGTGGAAAGATGGCCTTTTCAAATCCAAGGTGACCCGCTACCTCTGCTTCACCAGGGTCTTCtctaaagaaaat AGCCACTTAGGCAACGTTCTTGTGGACATGAAGCTGATTGATATAAAGGACACTCTGCCTGTGGGATTCATCCCGATCCAGGAGACTGTTGACACTC AGGAGCAGGCCTTCAGGAAGAGGCGACTCTGCATCAAGTTTATCCCCCGGGACTCCACAGAGGCAGCCATCTGTGACATCCGCATCCTGGGACGCTCCAAGCAGGCGCCCCCACAGTACACCTTCATAGG AGAGCTCAACAACATGGGAATCTGGTATCGAATGGGGAACGTACCTCGGGCCCaggactccacacacacaccaaccaccAACAACGTCCAGAATATGAACTCCTCCTCCGGCTTGGCCCCAGTCCCAGCAGCTCCTATGCCCAA GCACATTTCCATGACTCTCCCAGCCAGTTTCAGAGGGAAGAACACCACCAGACCAGACTATGAGCACCAGAACTCCAACCTGTACGCTATCTCAG CAATGGACGGCGTGCCGTTCATGATCTCTGAGAAGTTTGCCTGCGCCTCATCCGAT ctgcagcaggtggatCTGATGGGCATCACGATCAAGTCACTGGCTGAGATTGAGAAAGAG TATGATTACAGTTTCCGCACAGAGCACAGCGCAGCAGCTCGCCTCCCTCCCAGTCCGACGCGGACCTCCCTGAGCTCCGAGGCCTGA